Proteins encoded within one genomic window of bacterium:
- a CDS encoding DUF89 family protein has protein sequence MKSDIRCTPCLLKQLERSAKALNLSNDEYNTLLSNARREVPQIPLSLPPNIYSTRLLEMLYKNGADPYRKEKARHNDEVEKMIPFVREAIERSENPQRAALLAACLGNVIDLGTRESTDTAEIKEFLEHASFARDDSALLLEKIKGARTLVYVLDNAGEVVLDRLCADFLNVPLTFFVAKEQPILNDVTVSELADLGFPKERVLSTGSNSLGIDWPTLNPEVRNLMREADVVIAKGHANFESFVDGPQEAFLLLKVKCEVVAEKIKEDAGSLVCMHYAPKKNG, from the coding sequence GTGAAATCCGACATTCGCTGCACTCCGTGTCTCTTAAAGCAGCTTGAACGCAGCGCGAAGGCGCTTAACCTCTCCAACGATGAATACAACACCCTCTTATCAAATGCCCGCAGGGAGGTTCCGCAAATCCCTCTGAGCCTTCCACCGAACATATACTCCACCCGGCTGCTTGAGATGCTTTACAAGAACGGAGCCGATCCCTACAGGAAGGAGAAGGCGCGGCACAACGATGAAGTCGAGAAGATGATTCCGTTCGTGAGGGAGGCGATTGAACGTTCCGAAAACCCGCAACGCGCCGCGCTGCTTGCGGCGTGTCTCGGGAACGTCATCGATCTCGGAACGCGCGAGAGCACGGATACGGCCGAGATAAAAGAGTTCCTCGAACATGCCAGCTTTGCAAGGGACGATTCGGCTCTTCTTCTTGAAAAAATCAAAGGAGCCAGAACGCTCGTCTACGTTCTGGATAACGCGGGCGAGGTAGTGCTCGACAGGCTGTGCGCGGACTTCCTTAATGTCCCTCTGACCTTTTTCGTCGCAAAAGAACAGCCTATCCTGAACGACGTTACAGTAAGCGAACTCGCGGACTTGGGTTTCCCGAAAGAGCGCGTTCTTTCGACAGGCTCCAACAGCCTGGGCATAGACTGGCCTACACTTAATCCAGAGGTGAGGAATCTGATGCGGGAAGCGGATGTTGTTATTGCCAAGGGCCATGCGAACTTCGAGAGTTTCGTCGACGGACCCCAGGAGGCGTTCCTTCTCCTTAAAGTAAAGTGCGAAGTGGTGGCTGAAAAGATAAAGGAAGACGCGGGCTCGCTCGTCTGCATGCACTACGCGCCGAAAAAGAACGGCTGA